One Triticum dicoccoides isolate Atlit2015 ecotype Zavitan chromosome 4B, WEW_v2.0, whole genome shotgun sequence genomic window carries:
- the LOC119292240 gene encoding pre-mRNA-splicing factor ATP-dependent RNA helicase DEAH1-like isoform X1, which produces MASDKQLRDWVSDKLMSIQGFSTSVLVHYVIGLAKDSSSAGDLVGKLVEYGFSSSAETSSFAADIYAKVPRKGRGVSNYQKQEREAAKLVKKQSTYKLLADEDDDEVDNHTASSASASSKSRKHFRRKAQDQDDGKDDDETTAHVSERSVRRRTEEVDDEDGDDTLDEEQEILRDQQERAQLEKNMRERDAVHTRKLMERQLSKEEQEELTRRSQALDKNDTSDLRNFSRQAYLQKRRDKKIDEIRDEILDHEYIFQDVKLTPAEENDFRYKKKIYDLVKEHVESADDVAEYKMPEAYDMGEGVNQEKRFSVAMQRYKDPEGKDKMNPFAEQEAWEEHQIGKSKLEFGSKDRKRSSNEYQFVFDDQIDFVKSSVIEGTQFEDDSDQETIDAKDILKRELQDERKTLPIYKFRDELLKAVDEYQVIVIVGETGSGKTTQIPQYLHEAGYTARGKVACTQPRRVAAMSVAARVSQEMGVKLGHEVGYSIRFEDCTSEKTMIKYMTDGMLLREFLGEPDLAGYSVVMVDEAHERTLSTDILFGLVKDIARFRPDLKLLISSATLDAEKFSDYFDSAPIFKIPGRRYPVEVHYTKAPEADYIDAAIVTILQIHVTQPPGDILVFLTGQEEIETVDEILKHKTRGLGTKIPELNICPIYANLPTELQAKIFEITPEGSRKVVLATNIAETSLTIDGIKYVIDPGFCKIKSYNPRTGMESLLINPISKASANQRAGRSGRTGPGKCFRLYTSYNYMHDLEDNTVPEIQRTNLANVVLTLKSLGIHDLVNFDFMDPPPSEALLKALEQLFALSALNSRGELTKTGRRMAEFPLDPMLSKMIVASEKYKCSDEVMSIASMLSIGNSIFYRPKDKQVHADNARLNFHTGNVGDHIALLNVYNSWRETDFSTQWCYENYIQVRSMKRARDIRDQLEGLMERVEIEVCSNASDLDAIKKAITSGFFHHSARLQKNGSYRTVKNPQTVFIHPSSGLAQLLPRWVIYHELVLTTKEYMRQVTELKPEWLVEIAPHYYQLKDVDDAGSKKLPKGQGRAAL; this is translated from the exons ATGGCGAGCGACAAGCAGCTCAGGGACTGGGTCTCCGACAAGCTCATGTCCATCCAGGGCTTCTCGACGAGCGTCCTCGTGCACTACGTCATCGGCCTAG CCAAGGACTCCTCCTCCGCCGGCGATCTCGTGGGGAAGCTCGTGGAGTACGGCTTCTCCTCGTCCGCCGAGACGAGCAGCTTCGCCGCCGACATCTACGCCAAGGTCCCCCGCAAGGGCAGGGGCGTCAGT AATTACCAGAAGCAGGAAAGGGAGGCAGCAAAGCTTGTGAAGAAGCAAAGCACTTACAAGTTGTTGGCCGATGAGGACGATGACGAGGTTGACAACCAcacggcgagctcggcgagcgcGTCCTCCAAGAGCAGGAAGCATTTTAGGAGGAAGGCTCAAGACCAAGATGATGGGAAGGATGATGAT GAAACAACAGCACATGTTTCTGAGAGGAGTGTCCGAAGGAGAACAGAAGAGGTGGATGATGAAGACGGCGACGACACTCTGGAC GAAGAACAAGAAATTTTAAGAGATCAGCAGGAAAGGGCTCAGCTAGAGAAGAACATGAGGGAAAGAGATGCAGTACACACTCGAAAG TTGATGGAGCGGCAGTTATCTAAGGAAGAACAAG AGGAGCTTACCAGAAGATCACAAGCACTGGATAAGAATGACACTTCAGATCTGAG AAATTTTTCAAGGCAAGCGTACTTGCAAAAGCGAAGGGATAAAAAAATTGATGAGATTCG GGACGAAATTCTCGATCATGAATACATTTTTCAGGACGTGAAACTGACCCCAGCAGAAGAAAATGACTTCAG ATACAAGAAGAAGATTTATGATCTTGTTAAGGAGCATGTTGAGAGTGCAGATGATGTTGCTGAG TACAAAATGCCTGAAGCTTATGACATGGGTGAAGGTGTTAATCAAGAAAAGAGATTCTCGGTAGCAATGCAGCGATACAA AGATCCTGAGGGCAAAGATAAAATGAATCCTTTTGCTGAACAGGAAGCATGGGAAGAACATCAAATAG GAAAGTCTAAACTGGAATTTGGATCGAAAGACAGGAAGCGGTCTTCTAATGAATACCA GTTTGTATTTGATGATCAAATTGATTTTGTTAAATCATCGGTCATAGAAGGAACACAG TTTGAAGATGATTCAGACCAAGAGACCATTGATGCAAAAGATATTCTTAAAAGGGAGCTCCAG GATGAGCGGAAAACCCTTCCAATCTATAAATTCAGAGATGAACTGCTCAAGGCTGTTGATGAATATCAG GTTATTGTCATAGTGGGAGAAACCGGCTCTGGTAAAACGACGCAAATACCTCAATATCTTCATGAAGCTGGATACACAGCAAGAGGAAAG GTTGCTTGTACACAACCTCGTCGAGTGGCAGCTATGAGCGTTGCAGCAAGGGTTTCTCAAGAGATGGGTGTTAAATTGGGACACGAG GTTGGTTACTCCATAAGGTTTGAGGATTGCACCTCAGAGAAAACAATGATTAAATACATGACTGATGGAATGCTTTTGAGGGAGTTTCTTGGAGAACCAGATTTGGCTGGCTATAG TGTTGTCATGGTTGATGAGGCTCATGAGCGCACGCTGTCTACTGATATCTTGTTTGGTCTGGTGAAG GACATTGCTAGGTTTCGCCCAGACCTGAAGTTGCTCATTTCAAGTGCAACCCTTGACGCAGAAAAATTTAGCGACTACTTTGATTCAGCTCCTATTTTCAAGATTCCTGGGAGGCGATACCCTGTTGAAGTACATTATACAAAAGCTCCAGAAGCAGATTACATTGATGCTGCCATTGTCACTATTTTACAGATACATGTGACTCAGCCCCCTGGTGATATCCTAGTGTTCCTTACAGGACAGGAAGAAATTGAAACAGTTGATGAAATCCTGAAACACAAAACAAGGGGTTTAGGCACAAAGATTCCGGAGCTAAATATATGCCCTATTTATGCAAATCTGCCTACTGAACTTCAAGCGAAGATCTTTGAGATAACCCCCGAGGGTTCTCGGAAAGTGGTCCTGGCCACTAATATAGCAGAGACTTCATTAACCATTGATGGTATAAAATATGTTATTGACCCAGGTTTTTGCAAGATCAAGTCATACAACCCTCGTACAGGGATGGAATCCCTGCTTATCAATCCTATCTCAAAGGCATCAGCAAACCAGAGGGCAGGAAGATCTGGACGGACAGGACCAGGAAAATGTTTCCGTCTGTACACAAGTTATAACTACATGCATGATCTTGAGGATAATACTGTTCCAGAGATACAAAGAACCAACCTTGCAAATGTTGTTCTTACACTTAAGAGTCTTGGCATTCATGATTTGGTTAATTTTGATTTTATGGACCCACCTCCTTCAGAGGCCTTATTGAAGGCCCTGGAACAACTTTTTGCTCTCAGTGCACTCAACAGTCGTGGAGAGTTGACCAAGACTGGAAGACGAATGGCAGAGTTTCCACTAGATCCTATGCTGTCAAAGATGATAGTAGCTTCAGAGAAATATAAGTGTTCTGATGAGGTCATGTCCATTGCATCAATGTTGTCGATCGGAAATTCTATATTCTACCGTCCGAAGGACAAACAGGTTCATGCAGATAATGCAAGATTGAACTTCCACACTGGGAACGTCGGGGACCACATAGCATTACTCAAT GTCTATAACTCATGGAGAGAAACAGACTTCTCGACTCAATGGTGTTATGAAAATTATATCCAG GTCCGCAGCATGAAGAGAGCAAGAGACATTCGAGATCAACTGGAGGGACTTATGGAGAGAGTTGAGATTGAGGTCTGTTCAAATGCTAGTGACTTGGATGCTATTAAAAAGGCCATAACATCCG GTTTCTTCCACCATTCTGCACGGTTGCAGAAGAATGGTTCATATAGAACTGTCAAGAACCCTCAGACGGTCTTTATCCACCCTAGTTCAGGATTAGCACAG CTACTTCCTCGCTGGGTAATATACCATGAACTAGTTCTCACGACAAAAGAGTACATGCGTCAG GTGACGGAACTGAAGCCCGAATGGCTGGTGGAAATCGCGCCACACTACTACCAACTAAAAGATGTGGACGACG CTGGTTCAAAGAAGCTGCCCAAGGGCCAAGGACGAGCCGCATTGTAG
- the LOC119292240 gene encoding pre-mRNA-splicing factor ATP-dependent RNA helicase DEAH1-like isoform X2 → MRERDAVHTRKLMERQLSKEEQEELTRRSQALDKNDTSDLRNFSRQAYLQKRRDKKIDEIRDEILDHEYIFQDVKLTPAEENDFRYKKKIYDLVKEHVESADDVAEYKMPEAYDMGEGVNQEKRFSVAMQRYKDPEGKDKMNPFAEQEAWEEHQIGKSKLEFGSKDRKRSSNEYQFVFDDQIDFVKSSVIEGTQFEDDSDQETIDAKDILKRELQDERKTLPIYKFRDELLKAVDEYQVIVIVGETGSGKTTQIPQYLHEAGYTARGKVACTQPRRVAAMSVAARVSQEMGVKLGHEVGYSIRFEDCTSEKTMIKYMTDGMLLREFLGEPDLAGYSVVMVDEAHERTLSTDILFGLVKDIARFRPDLKLLISSATLDAEKFSDYFDSAPIFKIPGRRYPVEVHYTKAPEADYIDAAIVTILQIHVTQPPGDILVFLTGQEEIETVDEILKHKTRGLGTKIPELNICPIYANLPTELQAKIFEITPEGSRKVVLATNIAETSLTIDGIKYVIDPGFCKIKSYNPRTGMESLLINPISKASANQRAGRSGRTGPGKCFRLYTSYNYMHDLEDNTVPEIQRTNLANVVLTLKSLGIHDLVNFDFMDPPPSEALLKALEQLFALSALNSRGELTKTGRRMAEFPLDPMLSKMIVASEKYKCSDEVMSIASMLSIGNSIFYRPKDKQVHADNARLNFHTGNVGDHIALLNVYNSWRETDFSTQWCYENYIQVRSMKRARDIRDQLEGLMERVEIEVCSNASDLDAIKKAITSGFFHHSARLQKNGSYRTVKNPQTVFIHPSSGLAQLLPRWVIYHELVLTTKEYMRQVTELKPEWLVEIAPHYYQLKDVDDAGSKKLPKGQGRAAL, encoded by the exons ATGAGGGAAAGAGATGCAGTACACACTCGAAAG TTGATGGAGCGGCAGTTATCTAAGGAAGAACAAG AGGAGCTTACCAGAAGATCACAAGCACTGGATAAGAATGACACTTCAGATCTGAG AAATTTTTCAAGGCAAGCGTACTTGCAAAAGCGAAGGGATAAAAAAATTGATGAGATTCG GGACGAAATTCTCGATCATGAATACATTTTTCAGGACGTGAAACTGACCCCAGCAGAAGAAAATGACTTCAG ATACAAGAAGAAGATTTATGATCTTGTTAAGGAGCATGTTGAGAGTGCAGATGATGTTGCTGAG TACAAAATGCCTGAAGCTTATGACATGGGTGAAGGTGTTAATCAAGAAAAGAGATTCTCGGTAGCAATGCAGCGATACAA AGATCCTGAGGGCAAAGATAAAATGAATCCTTTTGCTGAACAGGAAGCATGGGAAGAACATCAAATAG GAAAGTCTAAACTGGAATTTGGATCGAAAGACAGGAAGCGGTCTTCTAATGAATACCA GTTTGTATTTGATGATCAAATTGATTTTGTTAAATCATCGGTCATAGAAGGAACACAG TTTGAAGATGATTCAGACCAAGAGACCATTGATGCAAAAGATATTCTTAAAAGGGAGCTCCAG GATGAGCGGAAAACCCTTCCAATCTATAAATTCAGAGATGAACTGCTCAAGGCTGTTGATGAATATCAG GTTATTGTCATAGTGGGAGAAACCGGCTCTGGTAAAACGACGCAAATACCTCAATATCTTCATGAAGCTGGATACACAGCAAGAGGAAAG GTTGCTTGTACACAACCTCGTCGAGTGGCAGCTATGAGCGTTGCAGCAAGGGTTTCTCAAGAGATGGGTGTTAAATTGGGACACGAG GTTGGTTACTCCATAAGGTTTGAGGATTGCACCTCAGAGAAAACAATGATTAAATACATGACTGATGGAATGCTTTTGAGGGAGTTTCTTGGAGAACCAGATTTGGCTGGCTATAG TGTTGTCATGGTTGATGAGGCTCATGAGCGCACGCTGTCTACTGATATCTTGTTTGGTCTGGTGAAG GACATTGCTAGGTTTCGCCCAGACCTGAAGTTGCTCATTTCAAGTGCAACCCTTGACGCAGAAAAATTTAGCGACTACTTTGATTCAGCTCCTATTTTCAAGATTCCTGGGAGGCGATACCCTGTTGAAGTACATTATACAAAAGCTCCAGAAGCAGATTACATTGATGCTGCCATTGTCACTATTTTACAGATACATGTGACTCAGCCCCCTGGTGATATCCTAGTGTTCCTTACAGGACAGGAAGAAATTGAAACAGTTGATGAAATCCTGAAACACAAAACAAGGGGTTTAGGCACAAAGATTCCGGAGCTAAATATATGCCCTATTTATGCAAATCTGCCTACTGAACTTCAAGCGAAGATCTTTGAGATAACCCCCGAGGGTTCTCGGAAAGTGGTCCTGGCCACTAATATAGCAGAGACTTCATTAACCATTGATGGTATAAAATATGTTATTGACCCAGGTTTTTGCAAGATCAAGTCATACAACCCTCGTACAGGGATGGAATCCCTGCTTATCAATCCTATCTCAAAGGCATCAGCAAACCAGAGGGCAGGAAGATCTGGACGGACAGGACCAGGAAAATGTTTCCGTCTGTACACAAGTTATAACTACATGCATGATCTTGAGGATAATACTGTTCCAGAGATACAAAGAACCAACCTTGCAAATGTTGTTCTTACACTTAAGAGTCTTGGCATTCATGATTTGGTTAATTTTGATTTTATGGACCCACCTCCTTCAGAGGCCTTATTGAAGGCCCTGGAACAACTTTTTGCTCTCAGTGCACTCAACAGTCGTGGAGAGTTGACCAAGACTGGAAGACGAATGGCAGAGTTTCCACTAGATCCTATGCTGTCAAAGATGATAGTAGCTTCAGAGAAATATAAGTGTTCTGATGAGGTCATGTCCATTGCATCAATGTTGTCGATCGGAAATTCTATATTCTACCGTCCGAAGGACAAACAGGTTCATGCAGATAATGCAAGATTGAACTTCCACACTGGGAACGTCGGGGACCACATAGCATTACTCAAT GTCTATAACTCATGGAGAGAAACAGACTTCTCGACTCAATGGTGTTATGAAAATTATATCCAG GTCCGCAGCATGAAGAGAGCAAGAGACATTCGAGATCAACTGGAGGGACTTATGGAGAGAGTTGAGATTGAGGTCTGTTCAAATGCTAGTGACTTGGATGCTATTAAAAAGGCCATAACATCCG GTTTCTTCCACCATTCTGCACGGTTGCAGAAGAATGGTTCATATAGAACTGTCAAGAACCCTCAGACGGTCTTTATCCACCCTAGTTCAGGATTAGCACAG CTACTTCCTCGCTGGGTAATATACCATGAACTAGTTCTCACGACAAAAGAGTACATGCGTCAG GTGACGGAACTGAAGCCCGAATGGCTGGTGGAAATCGCGCCACACTACTACCAACTAAAAGATGTGGACGACG CTGGTTCAAAGAAGCTGCCCAAGGGCCAAGGACGAGCCGCATTGTAG